In one window of Posidoniimonas corsicana DNA:
- a CDS encoding efflux RND transporter permease subunit, translating to MKFAHFFIDRPIFATVLSTVIVLLGAISYTQLPVAQYPDIALPTVVVRASYPGATPETISATVATPLEQEINGVENMLYMESQSTPDGSLQLTITFELGTDPDDAQVLVQNRVAVAEPRLPAEVRQLGVTTRKSSPELLLVVHMISPDDSRDQLYISNYAYLHVRDALARIPGVGDLTVFGGAQYSMRVWLDIEKIAAREMTAGEVIAALREQNVQVSAGSLGQPPVDEKAAFQLAIASKGRLRSPEEFGDIVVKSGENGRLTRLQDVAEIELGAENYDVNSYLDEQNAVAILVFARAGANGVATSHLVQDVMEEVSRDFPPGVDYRIVYNPMEFVEDSIDEVFSTLIIATSLVVLTVFIFLQRWQATLIPIVAIPISLIGAFAMMRAFGFSLNNLSLFGLVLAIGVVVDDAIVVVENVERLIGQGLAPKEATKRAMTEVGSALIATTLVLISVFVPTSFLPGISGEFYRQFALTIAGATTISTFVSLTLTPAMCGLLLRPTDAKQGLLTRTFNLLFGWFFRPFNKVFDWSESLYAGLVRRTMRVAALVVLLYAAVLGGGYYASRAVPPGFIPDQDQGYFIVVAQLPDSASLGRTDDVVQQISEIAMQTPGVRNAVAFAGFSGATRTNNSNAAAVFTALEDASDRAAQGLTADVVLADLRQRISTIKDAGIFVLPPPPVRGIGNAGGFKAQVQDRSGAGFPALRDATNKMLAAANQEPGLVQVFSTFRADSPQLFVDIDRQKAEMLDVPVGRVFEALQVYLGSIYVNDFNLLGRTYRVTAQADYRFRDDINDVYRLRTRSSDGALVPIGTVAEVERRTAPDRVVRYNLFPSSDINGSTLPGVSTGQAMRAIDRIAEENLPPGFGLEWTDLAFQERKAGNLALFIFPACVLFVFLTLAAQYESWLLPLAIILIVPLCLLFGLFGVWLRGMDNNILTQIGLVVLVALACKNAILIVEFAKALEDEGRTRVEAAVEACRLRLRAILMTALSFVLGVVPLLIATGAGAEMRRVLGTTVFSGMLGVTAVGLLLTPVFYVVLRAIVARKAAEQPPKTA from the coding sequence GTGAAGTTTGCACACTTCTTCATCGACCGTCCGATCTTCGCCACCGTGCTCTCCACGGTGATCGTGCTGCTAGGCGCTATCAGCTACACACAGCTGCCGGTCGCCCAGTATCCCGACATCGCGCTGCCAACGGTCGTCGTGCGGGCGAGCTACCCGGGCGCCACGCCGGAGACCATTTCCGCCACGGTCGCCACGCCGCTCGAGCAGGAGATCAACGGCGTCGAAAACATGCTGTATATGGAGTCGCAGTCCACGCCGGACGGCTCGCTCCAGCTGACCATCACCTTCGAGCTCGGCACCGACCCGGACGACGCCCAGGTGCTGGTTCAGAACCGCGTGGCGGTCGCCGAGCCGCGGCTGCCGGCAGAGGTGCGTCAGCTCGGCGTCACGACCCGCAAGAGCTCGCCCGAGCTGCTGCTGGTGGTGCACATGATCTCGCCCGACGACAGCCGGGACCAGCTCTACATCAGCAACTACGCCTACCTGCACGTGCGCGACGCCCTCGCCCGCATCCCCGGCGTCGGCGACCTGACCGTGTTCGGCGGCGCCCAGTACAGCATGCGGGTCTGGCTAGACATCGAGAAGATCGCCGCCCGCGAGATGACCGCCGGCGAGGTGATCGCCGCGCTCCGCGAGCAGAACGTGCAGGTCTCGGCCGGCTCGCTCGGCCAGCCGCCGGTCGACGAGAAGGCCGCGTTCCAGCTGGCGATCGCCAGCAAGGGCCGCCTGCGCTCGCCCGAGGAGTTCGGCGATATCGTCGTGAAGTCCGGCGAGAACGGGCGCCTGACCCGGCTGCAGGACGTCGCGGAGATCGAGCTCGGCGCCGAGAATTACGACGTCAACAGCTACCTGGACGAGCAGAACGCGGTCGCCATCCTGGTGTTCGCCCGCGCCGGCGCCAACGGCGTCGCGACCTCCCACCTGGTGCAGGACGTGATGGAGGAGGTCAGTCGAGACTTCCCGCCCGGCGTCGACTACCGGATTGTCTACAACCCGATGGAGTTCGTCGAGGACTCGATCGACGAGGTCTTCTCCACCCTCATCATCGCGACCTCGCTGGTCGTGCTGACGGTGTTTATCTTCCTGCAGCGGTGGCAGGCGACCCTGATCCCGATCGTGGCCATCCCGATCTCGCTGATTGGCGCGTTCGCCATGATGCGGGCGTTTGGGTTCAGCCTCAACAACCTCTCTCTGTTCGGGCTGGTGCTGGCGATCGGCGTCGTCGTGGACGACGCGATCGTGGTCGTGGAGAACGTTGAGCGTCTGATCGGCCAGGGCCTCGCGCCAAAGGAGGCCACCAAACGGGCCATGACCGAGGTCGGGTCGGCGTTGATCGCCACCACCCTGGTGCTGATATCCGTGTTCGTGCCGACGAGCTTCCTGCCCGGCATCAGCGGCGAGTTCTACCGCCAGTTCGCGCTCACCATTGCCGGCGCCACGACCATCTCGACCTTCGTGTCGCTCACGCTGACTCCCGCTATGTGCGGGCTTTTGCTCCGCCCCACCGACGCCAAGCAGGGCCTGCTGACTCGGACCTTCAACCTTCTGTTCGGCTGGTTCTTCCGACCGTTTAACAAGGTGTTCGACTGGTCCGAGAGCCTTTACGCGGGTCTGGTGCGGCGGACGATGCGCGTCGCGGCGCTGGTGGTGCTGCTCTACGCGGCGGTGCTCGGCGGCGGCTACTACGCCAGCCGCGCGGTGCCGCCCGGCTTCATCCCCGACCAGGACCAGGGCTACTTCATTGTGGTCGCCCAGCTGCCCGACAGCGCCTCGCTCGGCCGCACGGACGACGTGGTCCAACAGATCAGCGAGATCGCCATGCAGACGCCCGGCGTCCGCAACGCGGTCGCGTTCGCTGGTTTCTCCGGCGCCACCCGCACCAACAACTCGAACGCCGCGGCCGTGTTCACCGCGTTGGAAGACGCTTCCGACCGCGCGGCCCAGGGCCTGACCGCCGACGTGGTGCTGGCCGACCTCCGCCAACGGATCTCCACCATCAAGGACGCCGGCATCTTCGTGCTGCCCCCGCCGCCGGTCCGCGGCATCGGCAACGCCGGCGGCTTCAAGGCCCAGGTGCAGGACCGCTCCGGCGCCGGGTTCCCCGCGCTGCGGGACGCGACCAACAAGATGCTGGCCGCCGCCAACCAGGAGCCCGGCCTCGTCCAGGTGTTCAGCACCTTCCGCGCCGACTCGCCGCAGCTGTTCGTCGACATCGACCGCCAGAAGGCGGAGATGCTCGACGTGCCGGTCGGGCGCGTGTTCGAGGCGCTGCAGGTCTACCTCGGCTCCATCTACGTAAACGACTTCAACCTCCTCGGCCGCACCTACCGCGTCACGGCCCAGGCCGACTACCGTTTCCGCGACGACATCAACGACGTCTACCGGCTCCGCACCCGCAGCTCCGACGGCGCCCTGGTTCCGATCGGGACCGTGGCCGAGGTCGAGCGCCGCACCGCACCCGACCGCGTGGTCCGCTACAACCTGTTCCCCTCCTCCGACATCAACGGCAGCACGCTGCCCGGCGTGAGCACCGGCCAGGCGATGCGGGCGATCGACCGCATCGCCGAGGAGAACCTCCCCCCCGGCTTCGGACTGGAGTGGACCGACCTCGCGTTCCAGGAACGAAAGGCCGGCAACCTGGCGCTGTTCATCTTCCCGGCCTGCGTGCTGTTCGTGTTCCTTACGCTCGCCGCGCAGTACGAGAGCTGGCTGCTGCCGCTCGCTATCATCCTGATCGTCCCGCTCTGCCTGCTGTTCGGACTGTTCGGCGTCTGGCTGCGGGGCATGGACAACAACATCCTGACCCAGATCGGCCTCGTGGTGCTGGTCGCGCTGGCCTGCAAGAACGCGATCCTGATCGTCGAGTTCGCCAAGGCCCTGGAGGACGAGGGCCGCACTCGAGTCGAGGCCGCGGTCGAGGCCTGCCGCCTCCGCCTGCGGGCGATCCTGATGACCGCGCTCTCGTTCGTGCTGGGCGTGGTGCCGCTGCTGATCGCCACCGGCGCCGGCGCCGAGATGCGACGCGTGCTCGGCACCACCGTGTTCAGCGGTATGCTGGGCGTCACCGCCGTGGGCCTGCTGCTGACCCCGGTGTTCTACGTGGTGCTGCGGGCGATCGTCGCTCGCAAGGCGGCCGAGCAGCCGCCCAAGACAGCCTGA
- a CDS encoding tyrosine-type recombinase/integrase, protein MARRPSPWFRKDRNAWFVTISGERHNLGPDKAEAFELFYQLMRQPTSKKVSPRSFASVADAFLEWTLRNRAEETYHWYRVRIQSFLDANRDMRIDSLRPYHVEQWAAVDGHSINTRRNRMRAVKRCLRWACSQGYIETNPIAHLSVPSAEGREVYICPTEFETLLSFVRTERFAELLKATYQTGCRPQEILRVEARHVDLANSRWVFPKSESKGKRTPRIIYLSEYVLELTSRLVDQHPTGKLFRNNSGGPWTTSSVGCQFTNLQCRMGKQRMRELSVRIPEAAIAKRIKTLRPCRVSGGREVAKTPAVLREEAKQKLTALEAKNHAPRYSLYAFRHSWATNALQTSGLDGLTVAVLMGHKDPSTLARTYQHLSHNPAHLLQQARRIAV, encoded by the coding sequence ATGGCCCGTCGCCCCAGTCCGTGGTTCCGCAAGGACCGCAACGCCTGGTTTGTCACCATCTCAGGAGAGCGGCACAACCTCGGCCCTGACAAGGCCGAAGCGTTCGAGCTGTTCTACCAGCTGATGCGTCAGCCGACCTCGAAGAAGGTCAGTCCCCGGTCCTTCGCCTCGGTCGCCGACGCGTTCTTAGAGTGGACGCTCCGCAACCGCGCCGAGGAGACGTACCACTGGTACCGCGTCCGGATTCAGAGCTTTTTGGACGCCAACCGCGACATGCGCATCGACTCGCTCCGGCCGTACCACGTCGAGCAGTGGGCCGCCGTCGACGGCCACTCGATCAACACCCGCCGAAACCGTATGCGGGCGGTGAAGCGGTGCCTGCGGTGGGCCTGCAGCCAGGGGTACATCGAGACCAACCCGATCGCCCATCTGTCTGTCCCGAGCGCTGAGGGGAGGGAGGTCTACATCTGCCCGACGGAGTTCGAGACGCTGCTCTCGTTCGTGCGGACTGAGCGGTTTGCCGAGCTGCTCAAGGCAACCTACCAGACCGGCTGCCGCCCGCAGGAAATCCTGCGGGTCGAGGCCCGCCACGTCGACCTCGCCAACTCTCGCTGGGTCTTCCCAAAATCAGAGTCCAAGGGCAAACGCACTCCTCGGATCATCTACCTATCGGAGTATGTGCTGGAGCTGACTTCGCGGCTCGTCGACCAGCACCCGACGGGAAAACTGTTCCGGAACAACAGTGGCGGCCCTTGGACGACGTCGTCAGTTGGCTGCCAGTTCACCAACCTCCAGTGTCGCATGGGCAAACAGCGGATGCGCGAGCTCTCGGTGCGAATCCCCGAGGCCGCGATCGCCAAGAGAATCAAGACGCTGCGGCCATGCCGAGTCTCCGGAGGGCGCGAGGTAGCCAAGACGCCAGCCGTGCTGCGAGAGGAAGCCAAGCAGAAGCTCACGGCGCTCGAGGCTAAGAACCATGCCCCCCGGTACTCGCTCTACGCGTTCCGACATTCGTGGGCGACGAACGCCCTGCAGACCTCAGGCCTTGACGGCCTGACCGTCGCGGTGCTGATGGGGCACAAGGACCCTTCGACCCTTGCCCGGACCTACCAGCACCTCTCCCACAACCCGGCCCACCTGCTGCAGCAGGCCCGGAGGATTGCGGTCTAG
- a CDS encoding helix-turn-helix domain-containing protein, with protein sequence MEPSPTSLQLLTVPEVGERLKISTSAVYRLVESGRLSCHRIGNGRGVIRVSECDLREYLESCRQSRSTREPQAMVTRKPLRHLSA encoded by the coding sequence ATGGAACCATCCCCCACGTCCCTACAGCTGCTGACCGTGCCGGAGGTTGGCGAACGACTGAAGATCAGCACCTCCGCCGTCTACCGGCTGGTAGAAAGCGGCCGCCTGAGCTGCCACCGGATTGGCAACGGTCGCGGCGTGATCCGAGTAAGCGAGTGCGACCTGCGGGAGTACCTCGAATCGTGCCGCCAGTCGCGGTCCACGCGCGAGCCGCAGGCAATGGTCACCCGAAAGCCTTTGCGCCACCTCTCGGCGTAG
- a CDS encoding CHC2 zinc finger domain-containing protein, translating to MQHHDNRQRVGLIDYAALRQEVGIEQVLVILEFRPVVRKGPQLRGPCPIHKSSSATSRSFSVNLDRGVYKCFGCGSEGTTLDLCQAAFGGTLYEAAIDACQRLGIEPPRRK from the coding sequence ATGCAACACCACGACAACAGACAGCGAGTTGGTTTGATCGACTACGCGGCACTCAGGCAGGAGGTCGGCATCGAGCAGGTGCTGGTCATCCTTGAGTTCAGGCCGGTAGTGAGGAAGGGACCCCAGCTCCGGGGCCCCTGCCCTATCCACAAGTCGTCGTCGGCAACCAGCAGGAGCTTCTCCGTGAACCTGGACCGCGGCGTCTACAAGTGCTTTGGGTGTGGCTCCGAAGGCACGACACTCGATCTTTGCCAGGCCGCTTTCGGCGGAACGCTCTATGAAGCCGCCATCGATGCCTGCCAGCGTCTCGGCATCGAGCCCCCACGGAGGAAGTAG
- a CDS encoding phosphoesterase: MPLVAEEQVLVIPTELFHSLGHFQGFSPEVDRYLKPILESGQISYRPRGQMESDPSFKQLIPYCLFRYTDEAGVVRVFSYQRGQSGGEARLKAKRSVGVGGHISTLDHQGDAQAADSAAVYRAGLMRELDEEVSIDAASEESCVGMINDDETDVGRVHLGVVHVFDMESPAVAPREEDIQDASFLPLDEIAKQLDNYETWSQIAVRALVDAR; encoded by the coding sequence ATGCCGCTGGTTGCCGAAGAGCAGGTTCTGGTCATCCCCACCGAGCTGTTCCACTCGCTGGGCCACTTCCAAGGGTTCTCGCCCGAGGTCGACCGCTACCTGAAGCCGATCCTCGAGAGCGGCCAGATCAGCTACCGGCCCCGCGGACAGATGGAGTCCGACCCGTCGTTCAAGCAGCTCATCCCGTACTGCCTGTTCCGATACACCGATGAGGCCGGCGTGGTGCGGGTGTTCAGCTACCAGCGCGGCCAGTCCGGCGGCGAGGCCCGGCTGAAGGCCAAGCGGAGCGTGGGCGTGGGCGGGCACATCTCGACCCTAGACCACCAGGGCGACGCGCAGGCCGCCGACTCGGCCGCCGTGTACCGTGCGGGCCTGATGCGGGAGCTGGACGAGGAGGTGTCGATCGACGCCGCGAGCGAGGAGTCGTGCGTCGGGATGATCAACGACGACGAGACCGACGTCGGCCGCGTCCACCTGGGCGTGGTGCACGTGTTCGACATGGAGAGCCCGGCGGTGGCGCCGCGGGAGGAAGACATCCAGGACGCGTCGTTCCTGCCGCTGGACGAGATCGCCAAGCAGCTCGACAACTACGAAACATGGTCCCAGATCGCCGTGCGGGCGTTAGTTGACGCCCGGTAG
- a CDS encoding cysteine desulfurase family protein, whose protein sequence is MRVYMDNHATTRVDPRVVEAMLPCFTEEYGNPGSVGHEFGEHAREAVERSRGVIAQAIGAQPEEIVFTSGTTESNNLAISGVATRRRRRGDHLVSVQTEHAAVLGPLRRLEKSGYQVTLLPVAQHGCETSGQVDPEELAAELTDQTCLASVMLANNEIGVVQPIARIAQACHERGTLLHCDATQAVGRIPVDVGRLGVDLMSFTAHKVYGPKGIGALYVRSRSAADRPAARLDAQIIGGGQQQGRRAGTLNTPGIVGMAKAVEIAVAGLAEEMARLAALRDELWRRLQAEAAPAELCGPSLHLQDDAGHAARLPGNLNVWFPGLDGEALLMRLEGLAVSSGAACSSTDPSPSHVLQAIGLSEDQARSSLRFGLGRFNTAEDVRYAAAEVSRAAAELGGMG, encoded by the coding sequence ATGCGTGTCTACATGGACAACCACGCCACGACGCGGGTCGACCCGCGCGTGGTCGAGGCGATGCTGCCCTGCTTCACCGAGGAGTACGGCAACCCCGGGAGCGTCGGGCACGAGTTCGGCGAGCACGCCCGCGAGGCGGTCGAGCGTTCGCGGGGGGTGATCGCCCAGGCGATCGGCGCCCAGCCTGAAGAGATCGTCTTCACCAGCGGCACCACGGAGAGCAACAACCTGGCGATCAGCGGGGTTGCGACCCGCCGCCGCCGCCGGGGCGACCACCTGGTCAGCGTCCAGACCGAGCACGCGGCCGTGCTCGGCCCGCTGCGGCGGCTAGAGAAGTCGGGCTACCAGGTAACACTGCTGCCGGTCGCGCAGCACGGCTGCGAAACGTCCGGACAGGTCGACCCCGAAGAGCTGGCGGCCGAGCTCACCGACCAGACCTGCCTGGCGAGCGTGATGCTGGCCAACAACGAGATCGGCGTAGTGCAGCCCATCGCCCGGATCGCCCAGGCCTGCCACGAGCGGGGGACGCTGCTGCATTGCGACGCGACCCAGGCGGTCGGGCGGATACCGGTTGACGTCGGTCGGTTGGGCGTCGACCTGATGAGCTTCACAGCCCACAAGGTGTACGGGCCGAAGGGAATCGGCGCCCTGTACGTGCGTAGCCGCTCGGCGGCCGACCGGCCGGCCGCCCGGCTCGACGCGCAGATCATCGGGGGGGGTCAGCAGCAGGGCCGCCGCGCCGGCACGCTAAACACGCCGGGCATCGTTGGCATGGCCAAGGCGGTAGAGATTGCCGTGGCCGGCCTGGCGGAAGAAATGGCACGGCTAGCCGCACTTCGCGACGAGCTGTGGCGGCGGCTCCAGGCAGAAGCGGCCCCCGCTGAGCTGTGCGGCCCAAGCCTGCACCTGCAGGACGACGCCGGCCACGCCGCCAGGCTGCCGGGGAACCTCAACGTGTGGTTCCCGGGCCTCGACGGCGAGGCGCTGCTGATGCGGCTCGAGGGGCTGGCGGTGAGCAGCGGGGCGGCCTGCTCGTCCACGGATCCGTCGCCGAGCCACGTGCTGCAGGCGATTGGGCTGAGCGAGGACCAGGCCCGCAGCAGCCTGCGGTTCGGGCTGGGGCGGTTCAACACCGCCGAGGACGTGCGGTACGCAGCCGCAGAGGTGTCCAGAGCAGCGGCGGAACTGGGTGGCATGGGTTAA
- a CDS encoding HesB/IscA family protein codes for MGVTLTERAAQEVQRIVEQQKLDEGHVLRVGVTGGGCSGFSYALGFDDKFDEEVDSKFDCHGVSVVVDKKSALYLDGTTVDFYDGIEKRGFTFENPNAVKSCGCGSSFQA; via the coding sequence ATGGGAGTCACCCTCACCGAACGCGCCGCCCAAGAGGTGCAGCGGATTGTAGAGCAGCAGAAGCTGGACGAAGGCCACGTGCTGCGTGTCGGCGTCACCGGCGGTGGCTGCAGCGGCTTCAGCTACGCGCTGGGCTTCGACGACAAGTTCGACGAAGAGGTCGACAGCAAGTTTGACTGCCACGGCGTGAGCGTTGTGGTGGACAAGAAGAGCGCCCTGTACCTGGACGGCACCACCGTGGACTTCTACGACGGCATCGAGAAGCGCGGCTTCACGTTCGAGAACCCGAACGCGGTGAAGTCTTGCGGCTGCGGCAGCTCGTTCCAGGCCTAG
- a CDS encoding Flp family type IVb pilin codes for MRKAILTFLKSEDGPTAVEYAVMLAMIVIACLGAVQGMANATADSFDDSAAHLNSVLGS; via the coding sequence ATGCGTAAAGCCATTCTCACATTCCTGAAGAGCGAAGACGGTCCCACCGCGGTTGAGTATGCGGTGATGCTGGCGATGATCGTCATCGCGTGCCTGGGCGCCGTCCAAGGGATGGCAAACGCCACCGCCGACAGCTTCGACGACTCGGCCGCGCACCTGAACAGTGTGCTCGGCTCTTAG
- the queA gene encoding tRNA preQ1(34) S-adenosylmethionine ribosyltransferase-isomerase QueA, producing the protein MPEDPLLFDFDLPRELIAQQPLRNRADARLMVVDRRRQAVSHHHVRDLPDLLAAGDRLVLNNTRVVPAQLTGRRAATGGRWQGLYLNSTDEGHWRIVCKTRGRLEEGESVVLEDREGRPSSKLWLLQRLEAGQWLAHLQPEEPAEEALGRLGRVPLPHYIRGGKMVDEDITRYQTVFAKRPGAVAAPTAGLHFTKELLKSISRRGVEFSALTLHVGLGTFRPISGGSIEEHQMHSEWCELTPTAAAEINATRAAGGRLVAVGTTSVRTLESAAAHSPDGGPLEPWSGETDLFIRPPYEFRAVDALLTNFHFPSTTLLVLVQTFGGPELIRAAYLEAIAEKYRFYSYGDAMLII; encoded by the coding sequence ATGCCTGAAGACCCGCTGCTGTTTGATTTTGACCTGCCGCGTGAGCTGATCGCCCAGCAGCCGCTGCGGAACAGAGCCGATGCCCGATTGATGGTTGTGGACCGGCGCCGGCAGGCCGTTTCTCACCACCACGTCCGCGACCTGCCTGACCTGCTAGCGGCGGGCGACCGCCTGGTGCTGAACAACACCCGGGTGGTCCCCGCCCAGCTGACCGGCCGCCGGGCGGCGACCGGCGGCCGGTGGCAGGGGCTGTACCTGAACTCGACCGACGAGGGGCACTGGCGCATCGTCTGCAAGACGCGGGGCCGGCTAGAGGAAGGGGAGTCGGTCGTCCTGGAGGACCGTGAGGGCCGTCCCAGCAGCAAGCTGTGGCTGCTCCAGCGCCTGGAGGCGGGGCAGTGGCTTGCCCACCTACAGCCCGAGGAGCCCGCTGAGGAGGCCCTGGGCCGCCTGGGGCGGGTGCCGCTGCCGCACTACATCCGCGGCGGCAAGATGGTCGACGAGGACATCACCCGCTACCAGACCGTGTTCGCCAAGCGTCCCGGCGCCGTGGCGGCGCCCACCGCCGGCCTGCACTTTACCAAGGAGCTGCTCAAGTCGATCTCCCGCCGGGGAGTCGAGTTTTCGGCCCTCACGCTCCATGTCGGGCTGGGCACGTTTCGACCGATCTCAGGCGGTTCGATCGAGGAGCACCAGATGCACTCGGAGTGGTGCGAACTGACCCCGACCGCAGCCGCAGAGATCAACGCCACGCGGGCGGCCGGAGGCCGGCTGGTGGCCGTCGGCACCACAAGTGTCCGGACGCTGGAGTCCGCCGCGGCTCACTCGCCAGACGGGGGGCCGCTGGAGCCGTGGAGCGGGGAGACCGACCTCTTTATCCGCCCGCCGTACGAGTTCCGTGCGGTCGACGCCCTGCTGACCAACTTCCACTTCCCCTCCACCACGCTGCTGGTGCTGGTCCAGACGTTCGGCGGGCCGGAGCTGATCCGTGCGGCGTACCTCGAGGCGATTGCCGAGAAGTACCGCTTCTACAGCTACGGCGACGCCATGCTGATTATCTGA
- the rsmH gene encoding 16S rRNA (cytosine(1402)-N(4))-methyltransferase RsmH, which translates to MTVHIPVLPAEVVDLLSPMPGDTIVDGTLGGGGHAALLAERVGETGRVIGLDRDAAAAASTGERLAGLPVEAHHANYADLPEVLAGLGVEKVNGILLDLGLSSDQLGDEHRGFSFDCEGTLDLRFDVSRGEPAYRLLNRLSAEHLADLIYNYGEEKLSRRIARKIVEERRREPIETSRRLSDVIRRAVGRQYEKRINPATRTFQALRIAVNNELKWVDDALRRLPDCLAPGGRFAVISFHSLEDRRVKQAFRGDDRLRIITKNAVRPGDEELASNPRSRSSRLRVAERVGSDQ; encoded by the coding sequence ATGACTGTCCACATCCCCGTTTTGCCCGCCGAGGTCGTCGACCTGCTCTCGCCTATGCCGGGCGACACGATTGTCGACGGCACGCTAGGCGGAGGGGGGCACGCAGCGCTGCTGGCCGAGCGGGTTGGTGAGACAGGGCGGGTGATTGGGCTCGACCGCGATGCGGCGGCCGCCGCAAGCACCGGCGAGCGACTCGCCGGGCTGCCGGTCGAGGCGCACCACGCCAATTACGCCGACCTGCCGGAGGTCCTCGCGGGGCTAGGGGTCGAGAAGGTGAACGGGATCCTGCTGGACCTGGGCCTCTCGAGCGACCAGCTTGGTGACGAACACCGGGGATTCAGCTTTGATTGCGAGGGCACACTCGACCTGAGGTTTGACGTTTCCCGCGGCGAGCCCGCGTACCGACTGCTGAACCGTCTGAGTGCCGAACACCTGGCCGACCTGATCTACAACTACGGAGAAGAAAAGCTGAGCCGACGCATCGCCAGGAAGATTGTGGAGGAGCGTCGACGCGAGCCGATTGAGACCTCGCGCCGGCTCTCGGATGTCATCCGTCGGGCGGTTGGGCGGCAGTACGAGAAGAGGATCAATCCCGCGACCCGCACGTTTCAGGCGTTGCGGATCGCGGTGAACAACGAACTGAAATGGGTGGACGACGCCCTCCGCAGATTGCCGGATTGCCTGGCGCCCGGAGGCCGGTTCGCGGTGATCAGCTTCCACTCGCTAGAGGACCGCCGGGTCAAGCAGGCGTTCCGAGGCGACGATCGGCTGCGGATCATCACCAAGAACGCCGTCCGACCCGGAGACGAAGAATTAGCCAGCAATCCCCGCTCGCGCAGCTCGCGGCTACGCGTGGCGGAGCGGGTTGGCTCCGACCAATGA
- a CDS encoding tetratricopeptide repeat protein — MPVKNIATAVIIALAGQSCLAAPGMMPNTAPAQQSGPGFWKKLWRGDDAQAAPTQPVAVGEEKRWWSPVTNNPLANAISGGGRRQETQAGQTAATPAYSSGDSLTIKGWVVKAQLAEAQQDYAGARRCFSEALTLAPNDAATLREVGHFEDRREQLALAEQMYRRALDVTPRDPALLNDLALCCARQGKLDESAGMLSTAISLRPEKVLYRNNIAKVLIELGQPEAASVHLTAAHPAGVAQYNLGQLLVAKGNTAAAANCFREAVRLDPSLTAAAEALQSVAPGGSLQVAAAPQSVQRDPAPASSSSWRTQEPISAQSVEGAGAPTPISAEDFPRLLPPVRE, encoded by the coding sequence GTGCCCGTAAAGAATATCGCGACCGCGGTCATCATTGCACTCGCTGGGCAGTCTTGCTTGGCGGCGCCAGGCATGATGCCGAACACCGCACCGGCTCAGCAGTCGGGCCCAGGGTTCTGGAAGAAGCTGTGGCGTGGGGATGATGCCCAGGCGGCCCCCACGCAGCCCGTCGCGGTTGGTGAAGAGAAACGCTGGTGGTCGCCGGTAACCAACAACCCGTTGGCGAACGCGATCAGCGGCGGGGGACGACGGCAAGAGACGCAGGCCGGCCAAACAGCCGCGACGCCCGCTTACTCCAGCGGAGACTCCCTCACGATCAAGGGATGGGTGGTCAAGGCCCAACTCGCCGAGGCGCAGCAGGACTACGCCGGCGCGCGGCGCTGCTTCAGCGAGGCGCTCACGCTAGCGCCCAACGACGCCGCCACGCTGCGAGAGGTCGGTCACTTTGAGGACCGCCGAGAGCAGCTCGCGCTCGCCGAGCAGATGTACCGACGGGCCCTGGACGTGACCCCGCGTGATCCCGCGCTGCTCAACGACCTGGCCTTGTGCTGCGCCCGGCAAGGCAAGCTGGACGAGTCCGCCGGCATGCTGAGCACCGCGATCTCGCTCCGACCCGAGAAGGTGCTGTACCGCAACAACATCGCCAAGGTGCTGATCGAACTCGGCCAGCCCGAGGCCGCATCGGTCCACTTGACCGCCGCCCACCCTGCCGGGGTCGCCCAGTACAACCTTGGACAGCTGCTGGTGGCGAAGGGCAACACCGCCGCAGCCGCCAACTGCTTCCGCGAGGCGGTCCGGCTGGATCCAAGCCTGACTGCGGCCGCCGAGGCGCTGCAGTCTGTGGCGCCCGGGGGTAGCCTCCAGGTGGCCGCCGCGCCTCAATCCGTGCAGCGGGACCCGGCGCCGGCGTCGTCGTCGTCGTGGCGGACGCAAGAGCCCATTTCAGCCCAGTCGGTAGAGGGCGCCGGCGCCCCAACGCCGATTTCCGCAGAGGACTTCCCGCGCCTGTTGCCGCCGGTCCGGGAGTAG